The window GGCGGGACCGCCGGTCCCGCTCTGCTCACGAGACCGCCGGCCCATTTCAGTCCCACCCGATTCTGTGACCCATCGTGTCGTTACTGGTCGTCACCCGGTCTCGCATCGCGGGTCTGGAACCCGGTCGTCGCAGTACTCCCCGTGCCTCCCCGACTGCTGGCGAACCGAACTGCGAGTCGGTTCTCGCTGTCGCTCGAACACGACTCGGTTCCGGTCGCACCAGCTCGCGTCCGCTCGGGTTCCCCGGTGTCGAAGCTGGTCGGGTGACGAGTGTAACGTGAGCTTTCACCTCTGAAACCCGGCGCGCGCGACCCCGACACGTGCGAGGGAGAATCGCGCGTTCGTGCGTGATCCTCGTGAGCAGAGCGAACGGGGGCTACGAGAGCGTGCCTCTCGCCATGTTCGAGGCTGGGGAGGACTGAGGTGCGGTGCGGATGTTGTCGGGGTGATGGTGCTGTCGGCGGTCGCGGTGCGGGGTTGTGCGGTTGCGGTCGTCTCGTCGGTGGGCTACGTAGGTGCGATAGATCGAGTGGTGGTGCTGTTGCGGTCTGTAGTGCTGTTGCAGTCACAGTCTGCGGTGGCGTCAGTTCTATCGCGGTCTGCTGTGCCGGAGAACTCACGGTATCGGTTCTATCGCACTCTACTCGTCGAGACGTCATATCGAGTGAGAATCGGGTGCGAACCGAGTAGCTTCAAATCCCCGGCCTGCGTCGTCTCGCCGAGTCCCATGCACCGCATCGACGAAGTCCACATCGCGCCGCTCGGCTACGAGTACGACCGTATCCTCGGGCCGGTCGAGCAGTACGCGGTGGACACCCTCTACCTCCTCGACCACGACGAACCCCGAAGCGAGAAACCGCCGTACCACGACGACCTCCGAGTCGAACTCGCCGAGTTGGACGTGGACGTGCGCGAACGAACCACCGACCTCCTGGACGTGTACGACGTGCTCGGTGTCGTGACCACGCTGGTCTCCGAGCATCCCGACGACATCGTCCGGGTGAACGTCTCCAGTGGCTCGAAGCTCTCGGCGGTCGGCGCGACGATCGCCTGCATGGTGACCGAGGCGACCGCCTACTACGTCCACCCGGAGGGGTACACCCACGCCGAACGCGGGGAACGCGAGAGCTACGGCTACGCCGACGACGAGGTCCTCCCCTCCTATCCCATCGAGTCGCCGACCCGCGATCAGGTCGCCGTCCTCCAGTTCCTCGACGAGACGAACACCGACGCCCGGACGGTGAAGAAACAGGACATCATCGACCACGCCGAGGCGGTCGGCCTGTCGTTCGTCGCCGACAACCGGCCGGCCAACGACAAGGCGAAGTTCGCGCTCCTGAACGCGAACGTGATCGACCCGCTGATCGAGGACGGCTACGTCGCGGTCGAACAGGTCGGCCGCAGAAAACAGGTCAGCCTGACCGACACCGGCGAAGACGCGCTTCGGGCGTTCCGCCACATGCTCTGAACGGGGGCGTACGCCGATGCTCGTGATAGTATGAACTGTCTCAATACTATCGACTGTACCGATAGTATCGATACTCATGTGATAGTATTGAATATCTGACACCGAGTCGAATCAGATGGTGATGTCGCGGGCCACGCGTCCGGCGTGGCTCACCGACGCCGGGGCCGCCCCCCGCTGACGCCCTCCCCGACTCGTCGCCCCGGTCCCGCGTCGGGCCGGACATCGCCGCTCTCCGCCGGACCGTGTCCGTCACGGTCACCTCGCTGTCGTCGGCCCTTCTCTGTTGTCGGTCTCCCCGGACTCGGATTCAGCCTCGGTGCCCGATCCGGGCTACTCACTCGCTGCTCACTGCTCGCGAACGACTTCTCGCGCCTCCGCCGACTCGTCGCGGTGCTCGTCGGTCGCTTCTTCGGCCGACACGCCATCTGCCTGTGTCCACTCGGCCTCGTCGTATCGCGGGACGGTGTACTTCTCGGGCACTCTGTCGTCGTCGAGTAGCGCGGCCAGTTCGTCCTCGAACTCGTGTTCGTCCACCTCGTCGCGGACGTAGCGCTCTTGCAGCGCCGAGAGTCGATCCAGTGGTCCCGCCGCGTCGAGCAGTTCGCTGTCCACGCGCCGGGCGACCCGGAGGAGTGCGTAGGCGATCACTCCGGCGAAGGTCAAGCCGAGGACGCCGGCCCCGCCGACCAGCAGGAGTGGTGCGGTCCCGGCGTCCAGCAGGGCGGAGGCGGTCCCGAGCACCGTCACGAACCCGAGAAAGCCCAGCAGGACGGCGGCGACCCCGGCGACCGCGAAGAGGGCGACCGCAAAGAGCGCGACGCGGAGAAGCGTCACCGCGCCGCGCTTGACTGCGTACCGGTCCATACCACTGGATTCGACACGCATCGGGAAAACGCTGTCCCGGTGATCCACCGATCCGAGACGGACACTTTTTCGCTCCCGACCGCGACGCCCGAACATGGACACGCTCGCGTTCGACGGCCGAATGGGTGCAAGCGGCGACATGCTCCTCGCCAGCCTGCTGGCGGTCGGTGCCGACCGCGACGCCCTCACGCCCGTCGAAGACGCCCTCGACGTGGAGTACCGCGTCGGCGAGACGACGAAGAACGGCATCGCGGCGACGACGGTCGACGTGCTCCTCACCGGCGCGTCGGCCGACGAGCAGCGCGACCACGACCACAGTCACGCCGATCACGACCACGGCGACGACGACCACGGCGACGACGAGCACGGCGACCACGACCAGGCACACTCGGAGGACGCTCACTCACACGAGCACTCCGACCACCAGCACTCGAATCACTCACACGACCACGACCACGCGGACCACGACCATTCGCACGCCGACCACGCGGACGACGAGTCGGGTCACACGCACGCCGAGGGTGCCGGTCCGACCCGGAGCTACGCCGAAGTCGTCGACATCGTCGAGTCGATGAACCTGCCGGCAGGTGTCGAATCGCGCGCGCTGTCGATCTTCGAGGTCCTCGGCGAGGCGGAGGCGTCCGTCCACGGGACCGACCTCACCGAGACCCACTTCCACGAGGTCGGCGCGGACGACGCCATCGCGGACGTGGTCGGCGTCTGTCTCCTGCTCGACGACCTGGGCGTCGAGCGCGTAGTGACCACGCCGGTCGCCGCCGGGAGCGGCGATGTGGCGATGAGCCACGGCACGTACCCGATCCCGGCACCGGCGGTCGCGGAGATCGCGGGGCAGGCCGACTGGTCGCTTCGGGGTGGCCCGGTCGAGGCCGAACTGCTGACCCCGACCGGCGCGGCGATTCTCGCGACGATCGCCGAGGGCGTCCCGGAGCTCCCGACCCTCGACGTGCAGACGGTCGGCTACGGCGCGGGCGGCTACGACTTCCCGGAGCACCCGAACGTCCTGCGTGCCCTGCGGGGCGACGGCGCTGGCGGCCTGCGCAGAGACGAGATCACGGTGCTGGAGACGAACCTGGACGACGCGACGCCCGAGGTTCTGGGCAGTCTGCAGGAGACGCTGGCCGACGCGGGCGCACGCGACGTGTCGATCCTCCCGGCGACGATGAAGAAGTCCCGACCGGGGCACCTCGTGAAGGTGATCACGAAGCCGGTCGACGCGGAGCGAGTGGCTCGAAAGCTGGCCGAGGAGACCGGGACCCTGGGCGTCCGAGAACACGGCGCGGGCCACCGGTGGGTCGCGGAACGAGAGTTCGAGACCGCCGAGGTCGCGGTCGACGGCGAGTCCTTTGCGGTGCCGGTGAAGATCGCCAGCGACGTGGACGGGACCGTGTACGACTACTCGGCGGAGTACGACGACGCGCTCCGAGTGGCACGGGAGACGGGGCTGTCGCTGCGGGAGGTCTGCCGGCGGGCCGAGGACGCGGTTCGTGACGAGTAGAGGCCGTTCGTCTGCTCGTGTCTACACCGTCGACCGACTCTCACGTCTCGGAGACCTTCACTCGGCGACGAGACGCCTCGCTCACGACTCGATTGCAGTAGAAGACGCCCGAGGCGGGATTTGAACCCGCGTCACGACCGTGACAGGGTCGTATGATGGGCCACTACACCACCCGGGCCTTCGACGCATTACCTCGTTACCCGCTGTAGTAAATAAGACTTTCCAAGTGGAACCGCCGTGAGGCGCGGTACCGCGATTCGGACACAACACCTATACGGGCGGCCTTCGTGTGTCAGGGTAACACGCTCTTCGAAGCCGCCTCCGGCGGCCTGCGGCCGGTGAGCCGTGCGTCTCTCCGGCAGTTGGCAAACGTTAAATGGATGGGGCCGTAAGCCCGCTGTAGTATCTCGTGATAGCTTCTCCCCACAGCCAACCCGATCCATGGTAGACGTAAGCCAACACAAGATGGTTCCGGAGCACCGCCTGCTCGATCAGGACCGCATCGAGGAGGTCCTCGACGAATACAACGTGAAGAAGACGAACTTGCCCAAGATCAAGCGCACCGACCCGGCACTCCCGGACGAGGCCGAGACCGGTGACGTGGTCGAGATCGTCCGAGACTCTCGAACGACAGATCAGGCAGTCGTGTACCGACTGGTGGTCGAATGAACCGACAAGACCGACGCGCAATCTCGCGGGAGTACTTCTCGCAGGAACGACTCGCAGAGCACCACTTCCGCTCGTTCAACGCCTTCCTCGACCGCGGCATGCAGGAAGTCGTCGACGAGAAGGAGACGATCGAGACCGACATCGGCGACAAGGAGGGCGAGGAGCCGGTGTGGGTCGAACTCGGCGACGTTCGCGTGGTCACCCCGCGCGTCCGTGAAGCCGACGGCAGTGAGGAACTGCTGTACCCACAGGAGGCCCGTCTCCGCAACATCACCTACGCCGCTCCCGTGTTCATGGAGATGCAGATCATGCGCGGCGGCGAGGAGGACCCCGAGGAGGTCGTCGACACGACCGAGACCAAGGTCGGCCGGATGCCGATCATGGTCGGCTCCTCGAAGTGTAACATCGCCGGCTTCTCCGAGGAGGAACTCGTCGAG of the Salinirubrum litoreum genome contains:
- a CDS encoding DNA-directed RNA polymerase subunit H — protein: MVDVSQHKMVPEHRLLDQDRIEEVLDEYNVKKTNLPKIKRTDPALPDEAETGDVVEIVRDSRTTDQAVVYRLVVE
- the larC gene encoding nickel pincer cofactor biosynthesis protein LarC translates to MDTLAFDGRMGASGDMLLASLLAVGADRDALTPVEDALDVEYRVGETTKNGIAATTVDVLLTGASADEQRDHDHSHADHDHGDDDHGDDEHGDHDQAHSEDAHSHEHSDHQHSNHSHDHDHADHDHSHADHADDESGHTHAEGAGPTRSYAEVVDIVESMNLPAGVESRALSIFEVLGEAEASVHGTDLTETHFHEVGADDAIADVVGVCLLLDDLGVERVVTTPVAAGSGDVAMSHGTYPIPAPAVAEIAGQADWSLRGGPVEAELLTPTGAAILATIAEGVPELPTLDVQTVGYGAGGYDFPEHPNVLRALRGDGAGGLRRDEITVLETNLDDATPEVLGSLQETLADAGARDVSILPATMKKSRPGHLVKVITKPVDAERVARKLAEETGTLGVREHGAGHRWVAEREFETAEVAVDGESFAVPVKIASDVDGTVYDYSAEYDDALRVARETGLSLREVCRRAEDAVRDE
- a CDS encoding DUF6293 family protein, whose amino-acid sequence is MHRIDEVHIAPLGYEYDRILGPVEQYAVDTLYLLDHDEPRSEKPPYHDDLRVELAELDVDVRERTTDLLDVYDVLGVVTTLVSEHPDDIVRVNVSSGSKLSAVGATIACMVTEATAYYVHPEGYTHAERGERESYGYADDEVLPSYPIESPTRDQVAVLQFLDETNTDARTVKKQDIIDHAEAVGLSFVADNRPANDKAKFALLNANVIDPLIEDGYVAVEQVGRRKQVSLTDTGEDALRAFRHML